A portion of the Acidisarcina polymorpha genome contains these proteins:
- the glmU gene encoding bifunctional UDP-N-acetylglucosamine diphosphorylase/glucosamine-1-phosphate N-acetyltransferase GlmU, whose product MSLAIAIMAAGKGTRLKSKRPKVLHEIGGKSLLEHVIAAAAQIVLPKDIYVIVGHEAERVKASVAANEVQFVLQTEQRGTGHAIQCAREQIKGYDSLIVLSGDAPLIRPETIARMRDFHIEQQAAMTVLTACPQEPQGYGRILRRSANSPEITAIIEQKALTPDQLKIPEINSGIYAFATAPLLASLDSLQPNNSQGELYLTDMAGQLVAAGQRVVAIQSTNSTEVLGANTIAEMMQLDAAMRADATRKLMASGVTIFRPETVTIDAGVTVGADTIIEPFVQLLGQSKIGTDCRIRSYSVIENSTVADGVLVRQGCIIGDSIIDTGAMIGPYAHIRPGSEIGEGAHVGNFVETKKVKLGKGSKANHLTYLGDADIGPGTNIGAGTITCNYDGVDKHKTIIGNGVFVGSDSTLVAPISIGDGAFIGAGSCITEDVPADALALGRGRQVIKADWAKTKGPHCKVRT is encoded by the coding sequence ATGAGCCTGGCGATTGCGATCATGGCCGCGGGCAAGGGGACCCGGCTCAAGTCAAAACGCCCTAAGGTTCTGCACGAGATCGGCGGCAAATCACTGCTTGAGCATGTGATTGCCGCGGCAGCACAGATTGTTCTACCTAAGGACATTTACGTCATAGTTGGTCACGAGGCGGAGCGAGTCAAAGCCTCCGTCGCTGCCAACGAAGTCCAGTTTGTTCTCCAGACCGAGCAGCGCGGCACCGGCCACGCCATCCAGTGCGCCCGGGAGCAAATCAAGGGATATGACAGCCTGATAGTCCTTTCGGGAGACGCGCCGCTCATTCGTCCCGAAACAATTGCGAGGATGCGTGATTTTCACATCGAACAACAAGCGGCAATGACTGTCTTGACTGCTTGCCCTCAGGAGCCGCAAGGATATGGCCGGATTCTACGGCGCAGCGCCAATTCCCCTGAGATTACAGCGATCATTGAGCAAAAAGCACTCACTCCCGACCAATTGAAAATACCGGAGATTAATTCTGGTATTTACGCTTTTGCAACTGCTCCCCTGTTGGCCAGTCTAGACTCTCTCCAACCGAACAATTCACAAGGAGAGCTCTATCTTACCGACATGGCGGGGCAGTTGGTTGCGGCTGGGCAGCGTGTCGTGGCTATTCAATCTACCAACTCCACCGAGGTTCTTGGAGCCAACACGATTGCCGAAATGATGCAGTTGGATGCAGCCATGCGTGCCGATGCGACCCGCAAACTCATGGCCTCAGGTGTCACGATTTTCCGCCCTGAAACCGTGACTATCGATGCCGGCGTCACTGTCGGCGCCGATACCATCATTGAGCCCTTCGTGCAGTTACTCGGGCAATCAAAGATTGGTACGGATTGCCGTATTCGCTCCTATTCCGTGATTGAGAATTCAACGGTTGCTGATGGTGTACTCGTTCGGCAAGGTTGCATTATCGGAGACTCAATCATTGACACTGGCGCGATGATCGGCCCCTACGCTCACATTCGTCCGGGAAGTGAAATTGGCGAAGGCGCTCACGTTGGGAATTTCGTCGAGACCAAGAAAGTGAAGCTGGGGAAAGGCTCAAAGGCAAACCATCTAACTTATCTTGGCGATGCCGATATTGGTCCCGGTACCAACATAGGAGCCGGCACCATTACCTGCAACTATGACGGAGTCGACAAGCACAAGACCATAATTGGGAATGGCGTCTTCGTTGGCAGCGACTCGACCCTGGTGGCGCCGATCTCGATTGGCGATGGGGCCTTTATCGGGGCGGGTTCCTGTATTACCGAAGACGTTCCAGCCGACGCGCTCGCACTTGGACGCGGACGGCAGGTCATCAAGGCTGACTGGGCTAAGACAAAAGGTCCTCATTGCAAGGTGAGAACTTAG